A window of Eubalaena glacialis isolate mEubGla1 chromosome 11, mEubGla1.1.hap2.+ XY, whole genome shotgun sequence genomic DNA:
ggTGGAGGATGCCAGGAGGGTATTTGCAAGTTGAGGGCAAGGAGCTCGGAGACAGAgattgaaaggaaaggaaagggaaaggctGATTTGTAAAGTCACTGAAGGGAGGAAGGGTGGGAAAGCTGTGTAGAGATGGAGGGGTTAGTTGTGGAAAGAGGCGGACGTGACCTCTCCTGAGAGCGGAATGATGAGTGCTGTCACAGATAATCCAGCGGTTTGAAGGAGGGAAAACTGAGTGCTGTTTTGGACCTGTTCTTTAAACGCAGCTGTAGGGCCTAGGACGTCCAGGGAGGCTCaatttctcctcttctccccaggTATTGAAAACCTCCCCTTTGAACTGCAGAGAAACTTCCAGCTCATGAGGGACCTGGACCAAAGAACAGAGGGTACGTACAGAGTAAGGAGTCCAGTGTATAGTGAGTGTGTATATGATCGTTTCTTCTTCTGTTTGGTGTTACCATATCATCTGGTCTGGATTGCtgcagcttctctctctctctctctcactctcttgcaATTCTTAAAAGGAGAGTAATAATGATCCATATTTGTGTGTCAGCTTTTCCATAACACATGGAGTATTGTGACAATGCCTCAAGAATTCAAAGATGCTGTGCTCTTTATATCTCCctcaagaagaattaaaaaagctAAAGTCATTCCTAGAATCATTTCTGTTCTCCATGTTCAGTATGTTTATAGGAAGACTAGGATGTTTCTACTCCATTGGATTGTTAATGTTACTGTCACAAAATTCACTGTGGCTTTAGACTGCAACTCATGTTGGTAGACAGGAACTTTGCTGCATGAGAagatcttaaaaagaaagaaaaaaagaaggaaaagcagcAATTAACAAACATCAGGATCTCCACGCTATATTCTTCAGCCGTACAGAAGCACTAGGTACCATCTGTGGCCTTGCCTGGACATTGAGCGAGTTTGGCTGCATTGAGGCATTCATTTGGAGCCTGAGGCCACGCTACAGTGGTCAGGTTTGTCTCGTCAAGGTCGAAGGTGTTTGTTGGAGCTATCCCCCCACACCTGCTGAAGGATATGTAGGTGCGTCCTCATGTAACTGTGCCCAAGGATGTAACAAGCTGTTGTTAGAATACCTAAAGCTGTGATTTAAGTTACTCTTGGTAAGTTTACTCATGAAAAGGTGAACATCATCTAAAATCCTGGACGTAGGCCCCTGAGAACTCCCTGCCGAATGCCGAGTACCAGCTCTTTGCTTTGTAATACAGTTCCAGCTCTTGAGTTCATGCACAGAAAGACCAGGTGGAGATTACTGAACTACATACATGCTTCTCCAACTTCCTCCAAGGGCCTCGAATGAAGCGGGGCGTAAACCTAGCGTGCGCGCAGGTCTTCCCTGTTACCTATTGCTGCCCCGTGTTGCAGTCATACTTTTTCCTCCGTCGACATTTTTTGTGAGCACTACCAAATATTGGGCAGGGGGCATCTAAAGTCTCAGTGTCTTGGGACGTCACCAGCCTTGCAGAAACGTTTGGAGCAATAtctaaaatgaacaaacagaaaaaaaagtgatggGATAAGCAAGTTGCAAACGATGAGCAAAACAGGGTGGGCAGTAAGTCGAAGAACTGTGCCGTGAATGGACCAGGGCCTAATTGTAAATGATGAGATATAGATGTACAGACCTGGAAGCCAGCAGCAGCAGATGACCCAGCCTGGTTTGCAGCACTCAGAGCTGTCGTGGGATGTTTTCGAGACGAGAAACCAGATGGCTTTTGAGACAAAGTTCATGGTTCAAGAGGCAGCAAGCCCTGCAAAGAAGCATCTTCAGACAGCGACAAAAACACACTTCGTATTAGTGCCGGGTGCAAAGAATCCCTCATTATGGTTCAATAAATTCAGTTCCAACTATGATAGCAATGTTTTCAGCACCCGAAGGCACCTTTGAAACAAATATTGTGAACATGTTGCATTACTTGAGTACGTGGCACAGTACCTAGGAACGTTCAGTACGTTTTAATTCGAAGGTTATGATGGTCAATGGAAAAGGTCCAAGGagcaagaggaagaagtgtgttCCACCTAGCCACTCAGGGGCCATTGTGACCAGGCCTCTGTCTCTGTTGTAGACCTGAAGGCTGAAATTGACAAGTTGGCCACTGAGTATATGCGTAGCGCCCGCAGCCTGAGCTCCGAGGAGAAACTGGCGCTTCTCAGACAGATCCAGGAAGCCTATGGCAAGTGCAAGGGGTTTGGTGACGACAAGGTGCAGCTTGCCATGCAGACCTATGAGATGGTATGGCCCTGTTCATGGCTCCCCACCTGCCTCCCGTCTATTCCTCGGGGTCCTAGACCCCCTCCTTCAGCCGTGTTGGGATCTGTTTTGGGTCTGGGAGAGCCATAGCATCTGCCTCAGCCTGTTTTCTTTTACTGGAACCAGGCTTgtagctcctcctcctccttccttcccacccagGTGGACAAACACATTCGGCGACTGGACACAGACCTGGCCCGTTTTGAGGCTGATCTGAAGGAGAAGCAGATTGAGTCAAGTGACTACGACAGCTCTTCCAGCAAAGGCAAAAAGAgtgaggagggggcggggctgtgAGAGGTGGGGCAGGGACCCCGAGGGGAAGCCAGCCAGCTCCTCAGCTCCAAGGGAGGGCCACCGggttggaggaggggcagggggagggggacttAACCCATCCTTCTGTCTCCCTGCCTTCTGGCTTCCCCCCCTCTTGCCTAGAAGGCCGGactcaaaaggagaagaaagctgCCCGTGCTCGTTCCAAAGGGAAAAACTCCGACGAAGAAGCCCCCAAGGCCGCCCAGAAGAAGTTAAAACTTGTGCGCACGTGAGTGTGTCAGGGAGCATTTTGCCAAGGGACAGACTCTTTCCCGCCACCTCACCCCAGCCACAGTGCCCCTTGCCACTTTGCTGTCTTCTGTGCCAACAACTCTCCTTGCCATTTTGGTATCTGCTGgatacagaggagaagccacaaatCACTAGCCCCACAAGGACCTCCTCTGCCGGCTCTGAGCATCTCAAGCTGCAGCTTCCCTTCCTGCAGATGacactttctcttcctcttggCACGCAGAAGCCCTGAGTATGGGATGCCCTCAGTGACCTTTGGCAGTGTCCACCCCTCTGATGTGTTGGATATGCCTGTGGATCCCAACGAACCCACCTATTGCCTTTGTCACCAGGTCTCCTATGGAGAGATGATTGGCTGTGACAACCCTGATGTAAGAACTGTTTTGCCTCAGGATGGGGGGGTTCTGGGGGACATGAAGGGAGTTGGGTACAAGAAGGGGGGTAACGGTTGAATAGTGGGACTTCAGGATAGGAGGAAGGTAGTTGGAGTTGGTTGGCCTTGGACCCTTCAAGAATTCTCCCAAGGGATGGAATAAGGGAGTACTCCtgagggttgggggtggggaatggagggtggggggggttcttttctttcctctgccccACCCTGGTCCCTGAGTTCTGCTTCTTCCATCCTCTTCCTTTCCCAGTGTTCCATCGAGTGGTTCCACTTTGCCTGTGTGGGGCTGACCACCAAGCCTCGGGGGAAGTGGTGAGTGAGAGCTGCGGTGGGGCTGGACTGTCGCGAGCTGAGTGACAGAGGGCATCCTCCCTTTCGCTCACTCTCTCCCCCTTCTCTGTCACGTTCCTTTGTAGGTTTTGCCCACGCTGCTCCCAAGAAcggaagaagaaatagacaagggCCTTGGATTCCAACACAGTTTCTTCCACATCCCCTGACCTGGgctagtggggagaggggtgcCTGGCTGGGGTCAGGGAGAGGCGGGTGGCGCAGAGTTGtcatcccctctcctcccctccccactcctggtGCTGAGGCTGCACCCAGACCCTGGTACGGGGGTTGCTGCAGCCACTAACGGTATGTGCTCTCATTCAGCCCGCCCCCTTCAGAGGGAAGGGGTCTTGCCCACTGTCCTTTTGCCTCCATGCTGAGGTTGGTGCTGTATTTTTGAGGGATGGTCCTCTTTACTCCCCTTGCTTTGTATTTAAGGACTGGGGCAGTAGCATGgggccctcccccagcctcctgaTCCCCTCCCCTCGTGGGGGGCCCATGGTGTGATAAACTTTCTTCACTCTCTTCCTGCTTTTCCAGCGGGGGCTCCTCCAGATCATCTGGGCTGTGGCCCTGGCTGAAGGGTCACCCCTTCCTCTGTGCCAAGAGGATTCGTCCTGGTTTGTGagtgggaggggcagggtggAGTGCAGATATCTCATATGTAAAGGAATTGGGTCGGTGAATAAAAGCTGTACATGTTGGCCTGCTGTGTTTATTGTAGAGACACTATTTTAGTACATGTGCTAAGCATATTTTGCATCCTCTGAGTTGGCTAAAAGGTGTGAGGATGACATGCCAGAAGTGGGACAAGATGTGGAACCAGAAGTGGTACCTCTGCCCCAGAATCCACAACTTCTCAACTTGGGAACCACCAGAGCTGCCTGGGGACTGTGCCTCAGACCAGGGGTTTCCAAAACCTTTAAGATTCTGCATCTTTTCTCCCTCAGATACCTTTCACTTAATTTCCAGCAAATGTGTATTTTGTGCTTTATACGTGAGCAATTATACTAAGTATCAGCCTGACTTATTttaaacacaaaacagaaaaacacgtAGTTTGCCCTACACCAGTGAGCTGTCTGGCccgcctccaccaggaaaccaCCTCCTTAGACTGAGCCCCCCTTATGCCCCATCTCCTCCTCACACGAACCCCCTCTTGCTTCCCCTTCGGCTCCTTACCTGGAGGCGCCCTCTCCAGACTTTGTGATGTACGTCCCATCTCTGCCCGCCTCACTTCCAGGCCTCACCCCCTCTTGGGCAGATTGTAAAATAGGGCTAATAACAGTATCCACTTTATGGGATCAGCTTGAGATGAAATAGCTGTCACACGTAAGGAACAACACGGGAGCTCCGCCATCCAAGGCACCGAGTCAGTGATCACTCTTGCCCTCCTTGTCCTCTCGAGCTGGAGCGTGACACGCGGGGACCCGCACCCGCCCTCCAGCCGAGCCGGGCCAAGCGTCCGTTtccccgccccccggcccccgCGAGGCCCGCCCCGCCCTTTGTGACGTCGGCTGCCTCGCACCCGCGGCCCCCGCCCGCCGGCTACCCTGGCTCGGCCCGTTAGAGGCCGCTCGGTCCGGGGAACACGGGCGACCGTCCGGGGCCATGAGGCAGCTCGCCGCCGCCTCCCTTCTCTCACTCCTGAGGGGTGAGCGCGCGTCCGCCCCCGGAGCCCTCCCTGCACCTCCTCTGAACCGCCTTCCCCGGGGCCGGCCGCTTCCAGCCCCTCCCACCGCCACCCCCCCACCAGCCCTCTCGCCGTCGCCCGCGGGCTCGGCGGCCAGACGCCCCGGTCCCGGTGTGCACGGCCCCGCTCGCCCGGCTGCGTCCGCCCGGCCCGGCGGGTGTCGGAGGTGGGTCCATCCGTGGTCTGTTCCCCGCCCCGCAGTGCTGCTCCTGCCTCCGGCACCGGCCCCCGCCCAGGATGCCCTCTCGACCTCCACTCCGGGCAGCCCCCTCTCTCCCACCGAGTATGAGCGCTTCTTTGCGCTGCTGACCCCAACCTGGAAGGCAGAGACCACCTGCCGGCTCCGCGCAACCCACGGCTGCCGGAACCCCACCCTCGTCCAGCTGGACCAGTATGAAAACCACGGCCTGGTGCCGGAAGGTGAGGGCCCGCCTCGAGGGCCAGACCTGTGCTCGCTGGACCCGGGGCGAGGGGGTGGCTGGCACCTCaccctgagcccgcgtgctgggCTCTCCAGACCCCAGGAGCCCACCGCCCCgtcccaccccctcccagagGGCGTGCCCCCTCCCAGAGGGCGTGCCCCCTCCCAGAGGGCGTGCCCCCTGGTGTGTTCACCGCCGCCGCACGCCCTTCCCCAGGCGCTGTCTGCTCCAACCTCCCTTATGCCTCCTGGTTTGAGTCCTTCTGCCAGTTTACTCAGTACCGTTGCTCCAACCACGTCTACTACGCCAAGGTGAGGCCGGGACAGAGGTTGGATCTGGTGTCAAGGATCAAGGGACAGGGGGTGGCAGTGGCTCCAAGCCAGCCTTAggtcctccctccctgccacttTGCCATCATTTACCCAGATTATACGTGCGTACAGTCTCACCTTGGGCATTCAGACTGTCAGAACAATCCTGTTACTGCAAGAAAAGTAGGGAAGAGGGATGGGAGGAGGCAGAGATAAGCCCTTCCAGCAGGTCAGTGATGTCATTCAAGTCAAATGCAAAAGACTGAAGGCAGGAGTGTGGGCCAGACAGGAGTCTGATCTTGCAGGGGACCCTTTCTCAGGTCTAGAGAGTTCCACCGGGGGCCATGTCCCCTCATTCCCGCCCAGGAACTGTGAGAGAGGAGACCCGAGGGACAGGGACTGAGGATAAGCAAGAGTAGAAGTCCGCCCTTTGGGAAAGGCGTTCCCACTTTGCTTCTCTCCTTGCAGAGGATCCGGTGCTCCCAGCCAGTCTCAATCCTCTCACCAAACACTCTCAAGGAGGTGGACACTTCCTCTGAAGTGCCGCTCACGACGATGACCTCCCCCAAGTCCTCCCACATCACAGGTGAGACCCTCCCAGCCTCCGGGAGActcccagcctctcctcccaCGAGTCCCCGAGCCCAGGGTTTAAGGCATCAGTGGGAGGGACATGGGGAGATGAGTCGGTGGAGGTGGCCACGGGCAGCTATTTACATAAGGAAGAGCCTGCTTTTTCTGAATACAAGTTAGGGCTTTCCTGTCCCAGGATGTTTTCTGACATTACGTACATTTCTGCCCTGAACCGATTTTTCCTAGCTCCCCAAAACCTTCCTGCATTAAGAAGTGCTCTGGGACTTTTCCCAGCTAACATCTTCACTCTAGAAAGGATTGGTTGCTAGGTATTCAGAATACTTGGTGTTTCCTAAGTGAGGGGGACAAAAGGTGGTATTTGAGGTGGGTTAGGGAAGAGGACCACTTGTAAGGGAGGTGGAAAGGGGACCCGTAACACCGCCACCACTGTCGCCAtggtaatattcttttattttgatatttgtattctttcctgtgttttttaTGCTCGACTGCGTGAATATGTGTAATTTGGGCTGCCTTCCTCTGCCtttgtgtttatgtatgtgtttgtgtgtgtttatgtgtttatgtCTGCGTTTATGGGCGTCCCTCTGCGAGCAAAGACACCGGGGGTCAGAAACCTGACCgtccctttccctcctctctcttggTCCCTCCCACACCGTGCTGCAGCCACAGAACGACAGGCCTTCCAGCCCTGGCCCGAGCGGCTTAACAGCAACGTGGAGGAGCTGCTACAATCCTCCTTGTCCCTGGGCGGCCAGGAGCAAGGGCAGGAGCGCAGGCAGGAgcaagggcaggaggaggaggaggcggaggaggaggaggagaagcaggaggaaggACAGGGCACAAAGGAGGCGCTGGAGGCGATGTCTGGGTTGCAGGCAGACCCAGAGCCCAAGACCGAGTCTGAATTTGCATCCTCCAACCCTTTCTCCTTCACTCCCCGGGTGCGGGAAGTGGAGTCCACTCCCATGATGATGGAGAACATCCAAGAGCTCATCCGATCCGTGCAGGAAATGGATGAAATGAATGATGTATATGAGGAGGAGAATATCTGGAGAACCCAGAGCCCCGGCAGGTACAGGAAGTTCTGTCTGCCCCACCAGCCCTACCCTCCCTGCTGTCTTTGGGAATGAGAAGCCCCCTTTGCCAGCCTCGGCCTCCAGACCCACTCAGATCTGCCTGGGCTTCAGGTGCACCTAGCCGCTGCCCGCCTCGCCTGCTCTGTGGCCGTCATGGGCTTAAGCACTGCCCCAGACGTCCGTCTCTACATGAAGTAGTGGGGTGCGCCCTGAACCTAGAGCTGCCAGACTTGGGTTCTGGGGTTGTCTCTGGCCCTGATGAGCACTGCAACTTTTACTTCCCCTTTCTGGGTCTcggttcctcatttgtaaaaggagGCAGTTGGTCTGGAGGCCTCCGAGGCCCCATCCAGCATACTAAATGTGTGTGACTAAGACTAGACGctaaggggaggggaagagagtggGTGGGCTTTCTGCCCCAGCCCTCTGGCCCATCCCTCTGGCCCATCCCTCCCAGCCGGTGCCATCTTCTTGCAGTCTCCTGCAGCTGCCCCACGTggaggccttgctggcactgtgCTACTCGATTGTGGAGAACACCTGTGTCATAACCCCTACAGCCAAGGCCTGGCAGCACTTGGAGGATGAGATCCTTGGTTTCGGGAAGTCGGTATGCCCAACATGCTGTTTAATGGCTCCATGCTCACCGGGCATCCTCTGGGCCTGGGGAGTGGGGAATGGGCGGGGCTACATAAAGCCCGAGGCATCGTTAGAGAGATTCTCTCCAAGTGAGAATCCCTTCTTTGGAAGGGTATCTCCAGCTCCCCTTAGAGGAGGAAGGCACAAGACCGAGTCTGGAATCCATTTCAGTCCAGAATTCATTCTGTGGCTGCGCCTTGTTAGGTTTGAGTCATCTCCTGAGCCAGTTCACCACCGGCAGGACTTGCCTTTACCTTAGATGTAGCTCTTCTTTCCAGAGGGATCATAGAACCCTTTCCAGGGATCTGTAGAGAGATCCCAGCCTCGACGTGTCCTCAGCACCCAGCAAGTCCTATTCCCAGGAAATAGGACTTTCAAAAAGTGCAAGttagcaaatgtttgttgagaGCTGGTATGCCACCCATTCATCCGTTTGTTCAAATATTGATCGGGCTAGGTATTTGAGATGTTAGCAACTCTGTCCTAGGTATTTTAGCAATGAGTACAACAGATCCCATCCCCTGTACTCCTGGAGTCCGGTGGGAGAGACAGACGCGGAAACAGGGAGAACGGTGTGGCAGGATCAATGCATGACGGATGAGTACAAAGTGCAGAGAGCACATGGAGAGCACAAACGTCGCGTTGGGCAGGATCAGAGAATTGCCTCTTGGAGGAACTGATGTGTAAGCTGAGACCTGGAGCCAAAAGAAgttaaccaggggcttccctggtggcgcagtggttgagaatctgcctgccaaagcaggggacacgggttcgagccctggtctgggaagatcccacgtgccgcggagcaactgggcccgtgagccacaactactgagcctgcgcgtctggagtctgtgctcctcaacaagagaggccgcgacggtgagaggcccgcgcaccgcgatgaagagtggcccccgcttgccacaactggagaaagctctcgcacagaaacgaagacccaacacagccataaataaataaaaataaataaattaaaaaaaaaaaaaaaaaagaagttaaccAGGCAAAAGAAGGGGTTGGTAGAGGTTCCTGCTAGGGGGTTTAGTATCAATATGTGCAAAGTCTCTGaggcaagaaagagaagaaactcCACGTGGAACCAAAAAAACAAGCACACCGCTGCTCCTGGCCCGGCCCGCAGGGAGCCAAGAGCAGGGATTCAGTAGCATTACAAAAGGAGTGTGGTAGGTGCTGGAGAGAGagtttttctgggtctttttgtttttgttttggagtgTAGGAAGTTCAGGAGTGGTGGAGGGCTCACTGGATTTTAAGGCTTGGTTGAGGGAACAGTAAGGAGACCGTTTTACCTGGAGATAGAGTCAAAGAGATAATAAGGGTCAGGATGTGAATAATCCCGAATGGCAGTCTGAAgcatttgtatttaatttggtAAGAAAAGAGAATTCAATCATGATTTGGGGTCGGGGACATGATGATGCGTCCCCCGGGTGCTGTTAGGAGGAGCAAGCAAGGCGACATAAGAGATTCTGTGACTGTGACACGCTGACGGGACAGACTGGTGATGCTGCAGGGCGAGATCCTCCTTCCTCCTGGAAGGCTGGGGAGACTCGCTCAGCGCAGAGAGCCCCACCGGGAGATGATCGGCTCCACGTCCAAAATGTCATCCAAGAACTTGGAGGTTCTGAACCTAGGTGCTCGGGCAGAGGACAGGTTTTGGAGTTGGAAGCACCAGGACCAGTGCCTCAGCTCCACGTGCACTAGACGTGGGTTTGAGCAATTGACTCAGCCTCAcggagcctcggtttcctcgtcAGGCAAACGGAGGCCTGCTTAGTACCTATGCTAGTAGAAGGTTCCTGTGGAGACCAAAGGAGATGATGGCATTTATCGCCATGGTGCGCAGCACCGTGCCAACTCTTTGTGAATATTAGCGTTATCATTAgcggagaggaagggagggttaTGAGTCTTTTTCAGACAGGCTAAGTTAGACGTCTGTCAGGCACTTGGCCATGGGGATTTGGAGCTCAGGAAAGAGATCAGAAGTGATGGTAAAGGTTTGGGTGTCACCTGCAGGGAGATGAATGTTACCTGTGAGTAGATAAATTATCCAGGAAGAGGGTGAAGAAATAGAGAGCCGACGGGAGGTCCTTGAGGACccttggggaggggggcagggaaaAGCCACAGGAGCTTCTGGAAAAGACTTAATGCGGAGACATCCTGCGGAGCGGCTCTGGAGGGCGGAAGCGGGGGAGTCTCAGCCTCAGTTCCTCAGCCACACTCCTCCTCAGGTCTGTGACAACCTTGGGCGGCGACACGTAGCTACATGTACCCTCTGTGACTTCTGCTCCCTGAAGCTGGAGCAGTGCCACTCGGAGGCCAGCCTGCAGCGGCAGCAGTGTGACAGCTCCCACAAGACGCCCTTCATCAGCCCCCTGCTCGCGTCCCAGAGCATGTCCATCGGCACCCAGGTACCGAGCAGGGTGGCCTGCAGCGGCCGGGGGCCTCAGGCCCCAGGCAGGACGGGGCAGCAGGGGGGCCAGGACGCCCACCTCTCCCCTGTGCCCTGTGCCACAGATAGGGACCCTAAAATCGGGCCGCTTTTATGGGCTGGATTTGTACGCCGGGCTGCGCATGGACTTCTGGTGTGCCCGGCTGGCCACCAAGGGCTGCGAAGACAATCGAGTCGCCAGCTGGCTCCAGACTGAGTTCCTCAGCTTCCAGGATGGGGACTTCCCCACCAAGGTCAGCGCCTTCCCCAAAGCTCAGCCCCACCCTGCTCACCCCGGTTCCTTCTGGTCCCTTGCTCTGGGGAGCCCTAGGATGTGGAGGGGGGCTTGGGCCCCTGGCCTCACTgagcctcctgcctctctccagTAGACCCCCCGGACCCCCAGGAGAGCAGGATTGTGCTTAGCAAAGGAGTAGGAATCTGGAGGGCTGGGCGGGCACAGGGCATGGGGGCATGAGACAGgtctggtcccagctctgccggttacctgcagggggtggggtgggagactTCATCTCTGCCCCAAACGGCTGGTGACGGTGACCCAGTGCTTCCCTGCCTAAGTCTGGAGGCTCCTTCCCAAATCTTCCAGTGCCTTCCCTCTCAATGGGTCAACTTTGCTCCCCGCCCCCAGAGTTACCTCCCCCCACGGAACTAGCTGCTGTAGCTGAgagcccagcccctcccttctGTGGTTTAGCAGGAAAAATCAAGACCAGGAAAAGCAGAGGCAGCTTAAGAAAGGGCTTTTATCTGAGCCGAGGGGTCTCCGCCCAGCTCTTCTCCCTGGGCCCCTAGATCTGGA
This region includes:
- the ING4 gene encoding inhibitor of growth protein 4 isoform X1, coding for MAAGMYLEHYLDSIENLPFELQRNFQLMRDLDQRTEDLKAEIDKLATEYMRSARSLSSEEKLALLRQIQEAYGKCKGFGDDKVQLAMQTYEMVDKHIRRLDTDLARFEADLKEKQIESSDYDSSSSKGKKKGRTQKEKKAARARSKGKNSDEEAPKAAQKKLKLVRTSPEYGMPSVTFGSVHPSDVLDMPVDPNEPTYCLCHQVSYGEMIGCDNPDCSIEWFHFACVGLTTKPRGKWFCPRCSQERKKK
- the ING4 gene encoding inhibitor of growth protein 4 isoform X3, with the translated sequence MAAGMYLEHYLDSIENLPFELQRNFQLMRDLDQRTEDLKAEIDKLATEYMRSARSLSSEEKLALLRQIQEAYGKCKGFGDDKVQLAMQTYEMVDKHIRRLDTDLARFEADLKEKQIESSDYDSSSSKEGRTQKEKKAARARSKGKNSDEEAPKAAQKKLKLVRTSPEYGMPSVTFGSVHPSDVLDMPVDPNEPTYCLCHQVSYGEMIGCDNPDCSIEWFHFACVGLTTKPRGKWFCPRCSQERKKK
- the ING4 gene encoding inhibitor of growth protein 4 isoform X4 → MAAGMYLEHYLDSIENLPFELQRNFQLMRDLDQRTEDLKAEIDKLATEYMRSARSLSSEEKLALLRQIQEAYGKCKGFGDDKVQLAMQTYEMVDKHIRRLDTDLARFEADLKEKQIESSDYDSSSSKGRTQKEKKAARARSKGKNSDEEAPKAAQKKLKLVRTSPEYGMPSVTFGSVHPSDVLDMPVDPNEPTYCLCHQVSYGEMIGCDNPDCSIEWFHFACVGLTTKPRGKWFCPRCSQERKKK
- the ING4 gene encoding inhibitor of growth protein 4 isoform X2 — protein: MAAGMYLEHYLDSIENLPFELQRNFQLMRDLDQRTEDLKAEIDKLATEYMRSARSLSSEEKLALLRQIQEAYGKCKGFGDDKVQLAMQTYEMVDKHIRRLDTDLARFEADLKEKQIESSDYDSSSSKGKKSRTQKEKKAARARSKGKNSDEEAPKAAQKKLKLVRTSPEYGMPSVTFGSVHPSDVLDMPVDPNEPTYCLCHQVSYGEMIGCDNPDCSIEWFHFACVGLTTKPRGKWFCPRCSQERKKK
- the ING4 gene encoding inhibitor of growth protein 4 isoform X5 — encoded protein: MAAGMYLEHYLDSIENLPFELQRNFQLMRDLDQRTEDLKAEIDKLATEYMRSARSLSSEEKLALLRQIQEAYGKCKGFGDDKVQLAMQTYEMVDKHIRRLDTDLARFEADLKEKQIESSDYDSSSSKGKKKGRTQKEKKAARARSKGKNSDEEAPKAAQKKLKLVRTSPMER
- the ACRBP gene encoding acrosin-binding protein, with protein sequence MRQLAAASLLSLLRVLLLPPAPAPAQDALSTSTPGSPLSPTEYERFFALLTPTWKAETTCRLRATHGCRNPTLVQLDQYENHGLVPEGAVCSNLPYASWFESFCQFTQYRCSNHVYYAKRIRCSQPVSILSPNTLKEVDTSSEVPLTTMTSPKSSHITATERQAFQPWPERLNSNVEELLQSSLSLGGQEQGQERRQEQGQEEEEAEEEEEKQEEGQGTKEALEAMSGLQADPEPKTESEFASSNPFSFTPRVREVESTPMMMENIQELIRSVQEMDEMNDVYEEENIWRTQSPGSLLQLPHVEALLALCYSIVENTCVITPTAKAWQHLEDEILGFGKSVCDNLGRRHVATCTLCDFCSLKLEQCHSEASLQRQQCDSSHKTPFISPLLASQSMSIGTQIGTLKSGRFYGLDLYAGLRMDFWCARLATKGCEDNRVASWLQTEFLSFQDGDFPTKICDTEYVQYPNYCAFKSQQCMMRNRNRKVSRMRCLQNETYTVLTQAKSEDLVLRWSQEFSTLTLGQAG